In a single window of the Paenibacillus sp. MMS20-IR301 genome:
- a CDS encoding sensor histidine kinase has product MKLRRKILFAIILLVFIPVIVMGMVTYVNFSNAMEKKSSNFYWISLLETDRKLKFALSEITSITNSAITQPAIQQSLKQQNFVLTYDRKQEINNLLINHPMITSFSLYGKDRLLYQYNAPMSFNDMQRQVWFGAMKGAEGRPVWSGPGENGSSSSGRPVLVQARVVKDYYSLEDIGYLVVYVKPDLLDQIFWEAATLKEGDILLVNKQGNIVFNKSGAHIGERTDFPFLQENYTQEQDYYIDNYQGVRSLITFLPSHNTDWYLAAITPMNLISSESVSIRNIAVILGVVSLLSAFLFDHYFIRRLVRSINSAVNGMKRVKQGIFMPITVPTRANDESDSLIDGFNRMSSQINELIEQVQTEQGRKKEAEMKALMAQINPHFIYNSLESINSMAVLAGNRDISRMVVSLGRLLRISISQNQELIPLQMEFEHVRHYLDIQKFRFEDKFSYELELPDSLRYVMTQKLIVQPIVENALYHAIEQMEEHGTITVKAQENGKDIIIIVKDNGPGFDLDVLMSQWNKERTNPKKYSDSGVGLKNVHERLNIRFGNPYGILVCSSPGFGSAICIRIPRIQPASEGAVK; this is encoded by the coding sequence ATGAAGCTCCGCCGCAAAATCTTGTTTGCTATTATTCTTCTCGTATTCATTCCCGTGATTGTCATGGGGATGGTTACGTATGTCAATTTCTCCAATGCAATGGAGAAGAAATCAAGCAATTTCTACTGGATCTCGCTGCTGGAGACGGACCGCAAGCTCAAGTTCGCGCTCAGTGAGATAACTTCAATTACGAATTCGGCGATTACACAGCCGGCTATCCAGCAATCGCTCAAGCAGCAGAATTTCGTGCTTACGTATGACCGCAAACAGGAGATTAATAATCTGCTGATCAACCATCCGATGATCACTTCGTTCAGCCTCTACGGTAAAGACCGGCTGCTCTATCAATATAATGCGCCGATGTCTTTCAACGACATGCAGCGGCAGGTCTGGTTCGGGGCAATGAAGGGTGCCGAAGGGCGTCCTGTCTGGTCCGGTCCGGGCGAGAACGGCTCGTCCAGCAGCGGCAGGCCGGTGCTCGTGCAGGCCAGAGTGGTTAAGGATTATTATTCACTGGAGGATATCGGCTATCTGGTCGTATACGTTAAACCGGATTTGCTCGATCAGATTTTCTGGGAAGCTGCCACCCTGAAGGAAGGGGATATCCTGCTGGTCAACAAGCAGGGCAATATTGTCTTCAACAAGTCAGGAGCGCATATCGGCGAGCGGACGGATTTTCCTTTTTTACAGGAGAATTATACGCAGGAGCAGGACTATTACATTGACAATTATCAGGGAGTGCGGTCGCTGATCACCTTCCTGCCTTCACATAATACAGACTGGTATCTGGCAGCCATTACCCCGATGAACCTGATCTCTTCAGAATCGGTATCGATCCGCAATATCGCGGTTATTCTCGGTGTGGTGTCGCTGCTGTCCGCGTTTCTGTTCGACCACTACTTCATCCGCAGGCTCGTCCGCAGCATCAACAGTGCGGTGAACGGGATGAAGCGGGTCAAGCAGGGGATTTTCATGCCGATTACCGTACCGACACGGGCCAATGATGAGAGTGATTCCCTGATTGACGGCTTTAACCGGATGAGCTCGCAGATCAATGAGCTGATTGAGCAGGTGCAGACGGAGCAGGGGCGCAAGAAAGAGGCGGAGATGAAGGCGCTGATGGCGCAGATTAATCCGCATTTCATCTATAATTCACTGGAATCGATCAACTCCATGGCGGTGCTGGCCGGCAACCGGGATATCAGCCGGATGGTTGTCTCGCTTGGACGCCTGCTGCGGATCAGCATCAGCCAGAATCAGGAGCTGATTCCGCTGCAGATGGAGTTTGAGCATGTCCGCCACTATCTGGATATCCAGAAATTCCGGTTCGAGGACAAATTCTCCTATGAGCTGGAATTGCCCGATTCGCTGAGATATGTTATGACACAGAAGCTGATTGTCCAGCCGATTGTAGAAAACGCTTTATACCATGCCATTGAGCAGATGGAGGAGCATGGCACGATTACTGTTAAAGCCCAGGAGAACGGTAAGGATATCATTATCATCGTTAAGGATAACGGACCTGGCTTTGATCTGGATGTGCTGATGAGCCAGTGGAATAAGGAACGCACCAATCCCAAGAAATACAGTGACAGCGGGGTCGGGCTGAAGAATGTGCATGAGCGGCTGAATATCCGGTTCGGCAATCCTTACGGCATTCTGGTCTGCTCATCCCCGGGCTTCGGATCAGCCATCTGTATCCGGATTCCGCGAATCCAGCCAGCCTCAGAAGGAGCAGTGAAATGA
- a CDS encoding carbohydrate ABC transporter permease, which translates to MSTLRIFRKKPDDLGLFGKLGFYFVLILGALVSVFPFYWMFVVGTNDKGAVFHVPPLLTIGDQFFVNFKRVLEKADFFQALGNSLFVSSMVTISVVFFCTLAGYAFAKYEFPGKNMLFIFVIATLIVPQQLGVLPTYVIMAKLHWIDSFKALVVPAMVNAFGIFWMRQYISAAVPTELIEAGRIDGGGHFRIFWNIAVPVITPAMATLGILNFMTVWNDFFWPLVVLKNKEHYTIQIALQQLFTTRDGLDYGMIMSATFTATLPLLIVFLLFSRWVIAGLTSGAIKS; encoded by the coding sequence GTGAGCACACTGCGGATATTCAGAAAAAAACCGGATGATCTCGGCTTGTTCGGTAAGCTGGGCTTCTATTTCGTGCTGATTCTCGGGGCGCTGGTTTCGGTCTTCCCGTTCTATTGGATGTTTGTCGTCGGCACGAATGACAAGGGGGCTGTCTTCCATGTTCCGCCGCTGCTGACGATCGGGGACCAGTTCTTCGTTAATTTCAAGCGGGTACTTGAAAAGGCGGACTTCTTCCAGGCGCTCGGCAACTCGCTGTTCGTATCGTCTATGGTAACCATTTCGGTCGTGTTCTTCTGCACACTGGCCGGTTATGCGTTTGCCAAATATGAATTTCCCGGCAAAAATATGCTGTTCATCTTCGTTATTGCCACCTTGATTGTACCGCAGCAGCTCGGTGTACTGCCGACCTATGTAATTATGGCGAAGCTGCACTGGATTGACAGCTTCAAGGCGCTGGTTGTACCGGCGATGGTCAACGCCTTCGGTATCTTCTGGATGCGCCAGTATATCTCCGCAGCTGTTCCGACCGAGCTGATTGAAGCCGGACGGATTGACGGAGGCGGGCATTTCCGGATCTTCTGGAACATCGCGGTCCCTGTCATTACACCGGCGATGGCAACACTGGGCATTCTGAACTTCATGACGGTCTGGAATGATTTCTTCTGGCCGCTCGTTGTGCTGAAGAATAAAGAGCATTACACGATTCAGATTGCCCTGCAGCAGCTGTTCACGACCCGTGACGGTCTTGATTACGGCATGATTATGTCTGCGACCTTTACGGCGACACTGCCGCTGCTTATTGTATTCCTGCTGTTCAGCCGCTGGGTAATTGCCGGCCTGACCTCAGGCGCTATCAAGAGCTGA
- a CDS encoding sugar ABC transporter permease, with protein MAEPVLASPHAESKRPFLTEQRRSRITAYTFISPFFILFSIFGLYPIFFTFYLSFFKWDALGPMKYVGFKNYDLITSDPTFWISFSNTLIMGLMGTVPQIFLALLLAVLLHSGMTKFKKTFRILYFMPNITSIVAVTLVFSTLFGNNGMINWLLNGVGLDSMAFNSGWWGVKIAISTMVMWRWTGYNAILFLSGLQSIPMDLYESARIDGANRRQQLISITLPLLKPFIIFVTLQSTIGALQLFTEPYVFLGQSGTGSTRQEGITMVTYLYSEAFRNGFFGTAAATAVMLFLVTILFSVLNMLISRGGRETGGKKA; from the coding sequence ATGGCTGAGCCTGTATTAGCGAGTCCGCATGCCGAGAGCAAACGTCCTTTTTTGACCGAACAAAGACGGAGCCGCATCACTGCATATACGTTCATTTCACCGTTCTTTATTCTGTTCTCGATATTCGGACTGTATCCGATCTTCTTCACATTCTATTTATCGTTCTTCAAGTGGGATGCACTGGGTCCTATGAAATATGTAGGGTTCAAAAACTATGATCTCATCACCAGCGACCCGACCTTCTGGATTTCATTCAGCAATACGCTGATTATGGGCCTGATGGGTACGGTGCCGCAGATATTCCTGGCGCTGCTGCTGGCGGTGCTGCTGCATTCCGGCATGACCAAATTCAAAAAAACATTCCGCATCCTGTACTTCATGCCGAACATTACATCCATCGTTGCGGTAACGCTCGTGTTCAGTACATTGTTCGGTAACAACGGGATGATCAACTGGCTGCTGAACGGGGTAGGCCTGGACAGTATGGCCTTTAACTCCGGCTGGTGGGGGGTCAAAATTGCCATCTCGACCATGGTGATGTGGCGCTGGACGGGATACAATGCCATTCTGTTCCTCTCCGGACTGCAGAGCATTCCGATGGATCTGTATGAATCCGCCCGGATTGACGGGGCAAACCGCAGGCAGCAGCTGATCTCCATCACCCTGCCGCTGCTGAAGCCGTTTATTATCTTCGTGACGCTGCAATCTACGATTGGTGCCCTGCAGCTGTTTACTGAGCCGTATGTCTTCCTCGGCCAATCGGGAACCGGTTCTACCCGGCAGGAAGGGATTACCATGGTTACTTATCTGTACAGTGAAGCTTTCCGTAATGGATTCTTCGGTACGGCGGCGGCAACAGCAGTTATGCTGTTCCTCGTTACGATTCTGTTCTCTGTTCTAAATATGCTGATTTCACGGGGCGGCAGAGAGACTGGAGGGAAAAAAGCGTGA